A stretch of DNA from Brachyhypopomus gauderio isolate BG-103 chromosome 7, BGAUD_0.2, whole genome shotgun sequence:
CTTTAACCAATCAGCTCATGCCTCAGTCCTATTACCCACCCAGCTGGTTCAGGTTTGCACTGAGCAATCTGCagaacaggaacacacacacacacacacagtcacacagcagCAATACAATACACGGCACCAGAAATGGGACAGCTAAGAAATAAACTGTTCCGTTTTACCTTGAACAATTAACCACTGCAAATAAAGAACAAACCTCAAACAAAGAACACAGTTAGCATTGAAACTGGAagaaccccaccacacacacacacacacacacacacacacacacacacaccccgcacagCAAGGGTGGAATCCTAACCTGAATGACACAGACAGAAGACACACAGAGATAAACACATAGATGCAAGAGCATGTGCAACAGATATTTCCAGCATGCTACACAGCACACGTTGAAGGACAGAACGCCACTCACCGTgcatcacacacagcaccatcgGCATCCACAGCAGCTGCACCGCGATCATCTTCACCGAGGAGATGCGTCCCTTTGAGCCTcaagcacacaagcacactcGCACGCGCACACTCCGACACGCCGCCGCTGTGGACCAGAGGGCCTCTGTGGGTggccccccaaccccacccctgaGGATGAGCGGGCTCACCAGGACCCTACACGTCTGGTGACTTCACTACAGGCTTctgctcccctcctcctcactgggATCCACGTGTCTGTTCGTCTCTGCTCGGAGACACGCGGTTGTTGTGGTACACGGCGAGTGAGCGTGGCCCGTCGCCCGCAGCTGGTCTCAGCCAGGGACTGTTCACAGAATCCTTGTTCAACTCTTTAATCCAGAGACAACCACGTGTGTCTGCGCTGACGCAAATTGTGTTAAGCCAAACCTCCAAACTGGTGcgtgtcagaaacagctttttgTAGATACAAAATATCCACTGATTGAAATCTGATCTACCACTTCACAttcacatttattttacaactgaCTTTGCTTTTTATTCCATTTTAATGGAAGACTTGAATTTGAGGTTTGTGTGCtaagaaaataaatatatgttGAAGATGAATTAGTGCATAGCATGGAAGACAAGAGATCTAAACCACAAGGGACGTGCCTGTGAAACGGTTAAATAGGAAGCTGACcgacctgagaaaaagacattTCAGTGAAGTAGCACAGTGATTTAAATTTCAAATGGAGAATGGAAGCATGAATTTCATATAGTATGTCTTTGGTTTATGTCTACATTCCCATTAAGCAAATTAATGCTTATTGCTCAGCTATCTTCCTGTTGTATTGCTATATGTAATGTATGGCATGCCACTGTAAACTACATATGTTTCACAAGACGGTTTCTTTTGACCAAACTTGAAGATTACAGACTGTGTCGGTTAAATGTCATAAATGTCAGCAAAAGTAGTAACCTGACAGACATGCAATGAGCAGTAATCATCTCACACTtgaataataaatattattttcTCTCCCGATGGTTATATCTTTTAAGGTATGAAACCGTCTGTTCAGACAGTAAGACTACGTATGTTTCTAACACCTCTGCAGCCCCCCGATCTAGTTATTCCTTCTGCCATATGGTCGTATTTTGTTGCCGTTTGCCAAACGTCTGTATGCGCAATATACAAACAAACGAATCATATGTCCAGCAACGCCTGAtgattcatgaaatatgcttcCCTCCTATGATTCCTATAGTATCACCACGTTAGATTTTAAAATCATTCATATGTCAATAACTATAAATAAGGGGGGAATATGTTTGGACAGTCTAAGTAAACCAAGGCTACATTCCGAAGTCGCTCACAGGAGACTGTTTGGTTGCGAGCAAAACCACTCGACCGGTgtcattaaaatatattttggaCAGACGAACCAAATATGAACGCATGCAGCAATATTGTATCTCAGGCAGATACCAGGATGGCCTTTCTGAAATTTAACAGTTTGTGTCTTAATTTTTCTGCCTACCGTGACCAATTAGCATCTGTATTTGTCACGGAATAACAGTCCCCTTCCTGTGAGACGCTCTCGGTCAGATTGTTGGTTTTATCATCTCCATTTGTGGTCCAAACCGCTCCAGGGTGCAGAGTCACACCGCTCGCACAGTTAAATCATCCCGCAGTCACATCGACCTACAGCGGGGTGATCACCTAGGCTGCCATGCGGATGAACGCGGATGCTCCGGCTCTTCGCATAAATGACTGAATTAAAAATTcattcaaacaaaaacaaaatcttATTGAACGAGACCAACACGCGCAATTCGGAAAAACTGAGGCGTGGGCGACATGGcatggtgtggaggagaggacgCAGCACGGAGCAGTGGGataggagagagatggggagggtggagagggtggaggagagatggggagggtGGGGAGGCTTTGGGAGGGTGGGGAGGCAGGAGTGATGCATTGCAGTAGTGAGATAGAAAGCAGAGGTGTTGTGCACCGAGATACAAACCCTGTATTATGTCTAGATGTAGTGGTGCAATTAAACGTCATTGTAGCATCGTGCGATTGAGCCAATAGGACAACAGACATCTAAACCCATCTGTCATCTTCTTGAATTACATAGTCGAGATTAGTGACTTCAGCTCGGGTGAGACACCCACGCTATTACCAAAGTCGTAACATATCTCACAGAGATGAAACACTTAGACTTCCTATTATCATTATTACATCATTATATATGTTGTTTTGACACAGAGCACTGAAACTAGAAAGGTACTTTAAAGTATTTACGATCAATCATTTCTTATTCcatatttatttttcatttttctcgTTTCTCTGCGTACAAAGCAAAGCCACTAATGCTAAACGTAGATAAGCTATTTCAAACATATGTACAATGATCGTTATTTGGAATATTATAGGAAAGAGCTACTTCTGTTAACACTGAAGAACAACCACTCCACTCTATATTTCGTCTATGTCTGTACGCTCATTGAAATTATTATGAAACTGCTTCTCCAAATTATGTAATAGCCTAATTATATGACTATAGTCTACAAACAACATATGTTGGGCGAAATTACTTCTCAGATCTACGAATTAAACAGACACAAAATGATAATTCTGTTTTAGTAACAGGCCAATGTAAGAacgtgcatttctgacattacTAACAGAAGCCCACATGCTTCAACTGGTTCTAAGCAAAATAGTTGTTTTCTTAAACTTCATTATCACCTAAAGGGAATATTACACATaatgtaaaatacatttattcaaCAGTAACCCAGAATAACACGTGCTGCATATGAAGGTCACCGCTCGTTAGGAAGCTATAACCCTGTGTTAACACCATGTACATTTGTACGAAAGGGGGAGCCATTTTCCAACTTTTGTGCTTAGCCAGAACAATTATGGAACCATTTTAATAGTCAGCCACACAGATTAGCACGTTTTAGATTTTGCTCAAAATTGTGTCAGCATGACAGTTATTGAAATGATAGACTTTTCACCTTCTATCTTCCCGTTTGGAAAACAGCCTAGACAAACATGGGTGATTTTAATAGTTAGGCATGAAACGAGAGATAGTTAGCTTCAAAACGGGAGAAGCATCAGAATACTACCAGGTCTTCTTTGCCACTGAAAAATAAAGATCCTACTTTATACAGATTTCTATGCATTTAATTTTGTAACGGCTCGCGCCGGTCCGCGCGACGACGTCGCCATGACGTCAGCAGCAGTGACGCTATAGCCAAGATGGAGGACGGCGGAGTGCTGGTGGAGAAACCTCAGGTGAGGAGCAACTTTATACGCGTTTGAACGTTTGTTCCAAACTGGTGTCTTATTTATCTCGCACCCGTTCGGCTCTCTACTCTACTTCATTAACACGACGACACGCGGCAGAGGACACCGTTAAGAGATATAACCGTGCGGAAACGGTGCCCTTTCGTTCAAATCCGAGCAAATGCCCTGTCATGCCATtctggttagctagctagctagctagttagcatgTTTGCTCAACGAGCCTAACGGACATAAGAGCTCTAGTTTAGACGTCTGGTTTAGACCTCTAGTTTAGACGTGAGGTCGGGGTTTTCTGAAGTACCGTTTATTGTGTGTATTGGGGATGATATTGGTGTCTGTTATGCTAACAGTCCACAGCTAACAAGATGGCTAGATAGCTAACACGTTAGTTAATTGTCTTCGATGGCTGTAGCTTGTTGTTGTTCTTTAAGCTGAATAAAATGTGAACCTTGGCCCAGTTGGGCAGCGTTGTAGATGTGATGTTCGTACTGTGACCCTTTATAGGACGAGGTGCCGACAATGCTTAGTTCACGGCCCCAAACCGGCTTGTCCTTCTTGGCTCCAGAACCCGAGGATCTGGAAGACCTCTACAGTAGATATAAGGTTTGTGTTGAGATTGTTTGAAGACTTCCACAAGCAGTGTTTTGAACTGCCATTAAGTTAACATTTTGCGTTACCAGAGTCCTTTCTAATACAGAACATAATAATTCTGTGCAATGTAGAAGTTGCAACAAGAGCTGGAGTTTTTGGAGGTCCAGGAGGAGTATATTAAAGATGAGCAGAAGAATTTGAAGAAGGAGTTCCTCCATGCCCAGGAGGAAGTGAAGCGGATTCAGAGCATTCCTCTAGTCATCGGGCAGTTCTTGGAGGCTGTGGACCAGAACACTGCTATTGTGGGATCCACTACAGGTAGAAGTTACATCTTTCAAGCACAGATGTACATGGCTGTGTAACAATGAAATGTACCTAATGGATTTATCAGGATATAAAAAGGGTGACTGTGTACAAAAGAGAACCTCTGTCATCACATAATGTGCTCTAGTATAATGTGCTGGGAGTAAACAACCAATATTAAGATCCACATTCTCAGATTCTCTTTATTCTCAAACTAGGCATTTTGCAGAGGTAGAATTATAACTCTCAAAATGTGAAAGTCCAGTGATGGGGCGTATACACTGATGTTGGTGTGTTCCCTGTTAGGCTCCAACTACTATGTGCGCATCCTGAGCACAATAGACCGTGAGCTGCTGAAGCCCAACGCGTCTGTGGCTCTGCACAAGCACAGCAATGCGCTGGTGGACGTGCTTCCCCCAGAGGCCGACAGCAGTATCATGATGCTCACCTCAGGTAAACAGTCCCGCTCTCGCTCTTCTGGCCACCTCGCGCGTGTGGCTGCCTGCACACAGGTTCACGTTTTCCAAGACTTTTAGAGAATGGAAAGTCTTTATTAATAGATGCCGAATGTGTTGGATGAGACATCTAACATGAAAACCTGCCTGTGCACCCCTTCTTTCTGAGTCAAACACACATTTGTCATACTTGTAGATGTTTGTGGAGAACGGCATCCACACAGGACATTCGAAAAGCTCTGACAAAAATAACTACAGCCTCTAAAGAGATCTGTCTGATAGAACccactttttatttttacattctcCAATCTGAAATGATGACCTTGCAGACCAGAAACCAGATGTGATGTATGCTGACATCGGTGGCATGGACATACAGAAGCAGGAGGTGCGGGAGGCAGTAGAGTTGCCCCTCACACACTTTGAGCTTTACAAACAGGTAAATGCGTCTGTATGcctgtgtatgcatgtgcagATGCAGTTGTGAGTGTCTTTGAAGGCTGCTCACAGTTTCTGTGCTTCTTTCTCAGATTGGTATCGACCCACCCAGAGGGGTGTTGATGTACGGTCCGCCCGGCTGTGGCAAGACCATGCTGGCCAAAGCAGTGGCTCATCACACTACAGGTAACTTAGTCATGTCACCATGTGTGCTTTTACTTAGAGTATCATTTTGTTCTTGACATTTATGTACAGTGTTTAGTTCAAACTCAAAATACTAACAcgtactctttctctcttctcctggCTGGTTGGAGACAGATTGTTGTAGGGTGctgatgtgtttttgtttgttgttttgtttgttttgctgtgaTTAGCGGCCTTCATTCGCGTGGTGGGCTCGGAGTTTGTTCAGAAGTATCTGGGTGAAGGTCCCCGCATGGTGCGTGATGTCTTTCGTCTGGCTAAAGAGAACGCCCCAGCCATCATCTTCATCGATGAGATCGATGCCATTGCTACCAAACGTTTTGACGCACAAACAGGAGGTAGTATTGTCCTGCTGTTCATTTTGTGGTGACGGGGAGGGTTTGCCAAGATATTTGTAAAATTTATATTACAAAGATTTCTTAATGAAAATTTTCTGAACGATGAACTACACATACAATGGAGGTTTTGTCTGGTGGgcagagtgatgtgatggaGCAGAAATAGTTTTTTATATGTAAAACGCCACAAACAAGCGTGTATACGTTCATAGTCACTGCAAGGCATAATCTCATGGCTAGACCTAACTGTACTGATCCAACCGTCTTCTCCAGCTGACAGAGAGGTGCAGCGAATCCTCCTTGAGCTGCTAAACCAGATGGATGGATTTGACCAGAACGTCAATGTGAAGGTGTGTTGGGACCAGCGTTTCACATGATCAGAATCTTTGGGCCTGTGCTGTGATATTGTGTCTGACGATTTCTAAGACCTGGAGGTGAAGTCACTGCTGGCTTCCCATAATGCTAGAGTCAAATGACTCTGCTTACTCTGGTCATTATAAGCTTTTTGTGTATCAGGTTTACATCTGGATAAGATACAAAATGCATTTATAAAACGGCCTTGAATGTATTTTACAGTCAACTGGATTtaaatctctctcttttttttttttttttcccttttcatTTAAAATCCACTCATACCACATGACAATCAGTTTTTTTCTGGTGGTCCTTGCTCTATATATAAATCAGTACAATTAAAGTTGATAATTAGTCACATGTCTGCCTTGGGTTGAATCCTAGATGGCTATGTCATGCTAATGAATGTGTCAGTAGTTGGAGGTCATATGTAATTTGGGTACAAATTAGTTTACATTTCAGCTGGACTAAATTGCATCTCAAAATATTTCCTGAGGCAGTTTGGGTAAATGGATTTGAGACTGTTTGCTTCTACGGTACACCTGCGTTTTTGATGTTGAAGGTGCTTGAGAACACGCTGTTATCTGGAAGTGAGACATTGTGGCTTTGCATgttgcaaaatgagttttagatgTAGAGTGTTTGTCTGGGAGCGCAAGAATCTGTCAGTTCAGACCCTTTTTAATACGCATGATGAGTGATAACCTTGAGAATGTCCTGGCTGCAAAGATGATGTTCAAGAAGCTAATTTGGTTGTGGAATTTGGGTCATTGTGATGCACAGTGGGTCCCACTGGTCGTGGAATCTCTGGAATATTATAGAATTT
This window harbors:
- the psmc4 gene encoding 26S proteasome regulatory subunit 6B, encoding MEDGGVLVEKPQDEVPTMLSSRPQTGLSFLAPEPEDLEDLYSRYKKLQQELEFLEVQEEYIKDEQKNLKKEFLHAQEEVKRIQSIPLVIGQFLEAVDQNTAIVGSTTGSNYYVRILSTIDRELLKPNASVALHKHSNALVDVLPPEADSSIMMLTSDQKPDVMYADIGGMDIQKQEVREAVELPLTHFELYKQIGIDPPRGVLMYGPPGCGKTMLAKAVAHHTTAAFIRVVGSEFVQKYLGEGPRMVRDVFRLAKENAPAIIFIDEIDAIATKRFDAQTGADREVQRILLELLNQMDGFDQNVNVKVIMATNRADTLDPALLRPGRLDRKIEFPLPDRRQKRLIFSTITSKMNLSEEVDLEDYVARPDKISGADINSICQEAGMLAVRENRYIVLAKDFEKAYKTVIKKDEQEHEFYK